In the genome of Monodelphis domestica isolate mMonDom1 chromosome 2, mMonDom1.pri, whole genome shotgun sequence, one region contains:
- the LOC103106255 gene encoding vasodilator-stimulated phosphoprotein-like, which yields MGSCELRASSAASLQLAASSLPLEPRGHWDPSSAAGPKPRTPATGAMEKQPSDPDIDLLSSTLETSWPAARPEEAPEALKRQSPKSPVGSPQRNSGQGGPISKPVGLPPWSLPQPSPPPPFLDDPPSLGTSGIRRPFSRVQIPLTECRPHDFGTEVTALTCSLQDLGLGHQAQTRSGPAPDPERNPDLQQEQPRRASSRRQDAQLPDRPRPLGSVAKCPCKNKPRRHHHLRRHLHHRRHLFLASHLGFSSFETFPRERRHGGQESQQPTVLIILKKH from the exons ATGGGCTCATGTGAGCTTAGGGCATCTTCAGCAGCTTCTCTTCAATTGGCCGCTTCATCTCTGCCATTG GAGCCCCGTGGGCACTGGGACCCGAGCAGTGCCGCAGGGCCAAAGCCACGGACTCCCGCCACCGGCGCCATGGAAAAGCAGCCCAGCGATCCGGACATAGACCTTCTCAGCAGCACCCTGGAGACCTCGTGGCCAGCTGCTAGGCCGGAGGAGGCCCCCGAGGCCTTAAAGCGGCAGAGCCCTAAGAGCCCGGTGGGCAGCCCCCAGCGGAACAGTGGCCAAGGAGGCCCCATCTCGAAGCCTGTGGGGCTGCCGCCATGGTCTCTGCCCCAGCCCtcgccccctccccctttcctcgaCGACCCCCCCTCCTTGGGCACCTCCGGGATTAGGAGGCCCTTCTCCCGCGTTCAGATCCCGCTGACTGAATGCCGACCCCACGACTTCGGGACGGAAGTCACTGCCCTCACCTGCAGCCTCCAGGACCTGGGGCTCGGCCACCAGGCCCAGACCAGATCTGGCCCGGCGCCCGATCCCGAACGGAATCCGGACCTCCAGCAGGAGCAGCCGCGCCGGGCTTCCTCTAGGAGACAGGATGCCCAGCTGCCCGACAGGCCCCGGCCCCTTGGCTCGGTGGCCAAGTGCCCGTGTAAGAACAAGCCCCGCCGCCACCACCATCTCCGTCGACACCTTCACCACCGTCGCCATCTGTTCCTGGCGTCTCATCTGG GCTTCTCTTCTTTTGAGACCTTCCCACGGGAGAGGAGGCATGGAGGCCAAGAATCGCAGCAACCAACGGTTCTAATTATCCTGAAGAAACATTGA